Below is a window of Tolypothrix bouteillei VB521301 DNA.
TCTAATTAACAACGGATTTCAAAAGACAGAGCTATCAATGCTCCTGAGAAACACATCCTAATTGAGTAAAGGGAAAATGTGTTTTTTAGGATCGTAGTCACCCATAGAACTTATAAATTCATGACTTTAGATACAGGTAAGTGTTTTTAACAAGTGAGATAATGATTATAAATAGTTTTCATTCTGCAAGAAAAAGGCTTAATATATATGGTCATCCGGTTTCCGATAATCGCTGCTACCTTTATAGCTACCAGCCTTAGTGTAGGTACACTTTTTAGCTTTGCTGATTCGGCTTCTGCTCAAAGCACAATCACTTGTGAAAGCCGCAATAATCAGAGGAATACTTGTTCGATCGATACACGAGGTCGTGTTAGGTTTGTTAGGCAATTATCCGATCGTAGTTGTAGGGGAAATTGGGGCTATAGTAGAAACCGTATTTGGGTGAGGAATGGTTGTCGAGCAGAGTTTTCCGTAAGCGAGCCCAGATACGACAGAAATGATAGATACGACAGAAATGGTAGATACGATAGAAATGGTAGATACGATAGAAATGATAGATACGATAGAAATGATAGATACGACAGAAATGATAGATACCGCAGATAGGCAGAACGATGACGTTTTTATAGTATCAGCTTCCCAAATTCGAGCGTCAATTGCATCTTGTTTGTACTCCTTTTGAGTTTGCTGATATTTGAGGTAAGCCCTGAAAGAGTCACTTTGCGATCGCCGACCTATTAAAGTTGGTTGAATTGGTTACAGGTCAAAAATTGCGGTGATAGGTGCGTGGTCAGAACCCGGTTTTCCCCGTCTTAAATTTGGATCGTTGTTGATGGAAGAGAGCGCATTTATAACATCGACATGACTGTCTACTGTTGGTAATTTGCGAGGTTCACCCGGTAGTAGCTCTTGACTGACAAAGATATGATCGATTAGCTCTTTGTTGCTTTGATTAATCCGGGAGTATCGCCGCTCCTCAGAAATTAGAGAAGCTAAGTTAAATAATCTGGTGTCATCTCCTTCATCTAGACGATTAAACCCATTTGTACCTATCTCGCTACCACTTGGACCTTGGAGAATTTGGGTTGTAGCAGCAGATGGGACATCGTTCATATCTCCCAAGACGATCAGACCCTCGGTGCTATTCTTTTCCAATAACTCATTTGCTTTGACACGCAATGCGACAGCTTCTGCTGTTCTCTTTAAAAGTGCCAATCCAGCAACTCGGCTGCGCTCATTTTCATCTGTAGGCGTAAATCGTGGCTGGTTTGCGGTTGAAGGAAAAGTCAACAGTTTAGATTTCAAATGAGCATTGATAAGATGAACGGGAAAATCTACTTTGGGTTTGACAAGAATGCGGAGAGAACCCCGACTCATACGAGTCGTTTCAGTTATGGTATCTTCAGACTCTTGAGAGAGTATTTTGATGAGGCTACCTTCAGGAAAATCTACTATGTCCTCATGCTCCTCAACTTCCAATTTTGAAAGAAAAGCAACACGGATTCCACGCGGATCTGGAAATTCAGATATGCGTGTGTGTGGATAGCGCCCCTGAAGTCGTGCTACAAGATCGTCAAATGCTTCCAAATCACCAATCTCTTGAACAGCCAATACATGAGGATCTAGAGCCAAAATCGCGTCAGCTAAGCTTTTCAGCTTTTGCGTGTACTCTTGTTGGGTTCTGGGACCAAATTCACTGCCAACGCGAAATAAATTCTCTACATTCCAAGTCATGACTTTAAATAATGTCATGTTTTCTCCAGATATTGCAGATAGATTTTGCTATGGAATGGTCTAGTTTATCTAACAGCGGACTTAATCTAAGTAGATGGATGTGAAAAAACCTAACTTTGTAAAGAAGTTGTTAATTGTTAGTAGTTTAGAGAACAGATGAATGAGTAGTGCATCTCAAATCTTACTTTAATTATTGTTTTTATGTTAAAACAATAACAAACAAATGAATTGTTACTGATTTGCTTAGAAAAAGCAAGTGTATTAATACTTTCTTTAGAAGTAGGTCTACAAGCTAGTAATTTTCAGCTATAGCGGAATTAAATCTATTAGACTTCACTCTATTTTGTCACCAGTCTTAAGTTCAGATTAAATCTAAGTAAAAGATTAGGTATTAACTAGACTTAAGGTTAGGTCAATCAGTCGAGCACAAATTACATCGATTCTGGCTGCTACTCGCATCCCAACTTTGGTAAAGCGTTTGTTGTTGGTGTGAATTCGGACGTCTCTAGTAGTGTTGGTAAGGAGTTAGCTTGAACCCCAAATTGCTGAAGCTGCTTTGGGAATGCATAGGTTTCCCCGTTGGGTAAAATAGCCCCTCTTAAGTCCGCACCAGTAAAGTTGGCTTTTCGTAAGTCCGCACCACTTAGGTTAGCACCGCTGAGATTGGCATTAGTAAAGTTGGCTTCTTGCAAGTTCGCATTACTTAAATCCGCCCCACTGAAGCAAACATTTTTTAAAATGGCATTTATGAGAATGGCACTTTTTAGACAGGTATTTGGCAAGAAGCGATCGCTAAGGTTAGCATTGCTCAGGTCAGCACAGTATAGTTGTACTCCCGTGTCAGCAAAATCTTCTAAAAAAGTTGCATTCTTGATTTTCTTGATGATGCGACAGTCGGTTACACTTAAGTTGGCATTGCTTAAGTTGGCGTAGCCCAATTTAGCACCTTTGAGCTTGACATTACTTAGGTTTGCATAACTTAAGTCAGCTAGCTCCAAGTTCAACTCACTTATAAGTTCTGCATCGCTTAAAAAGCGGATCACACGCCCTTTACGTTCTCCATCTTGATTCAGCCTGCGAAGCATTGATAGCGTGCATGCACGGGAAGCATCGAGTAACGCATTGAGCTTGGGGTCTTTAAAGTCTGTTGTTTCTAATTTTTTAGTCATCAACAGTTTCAATTCTTTATCTATCAACAGCTCTGATATATGCTTAAAATAACCAAGCACAGCCTCTTCACGGGAATTGGTATCTACCTGTTCGTGTTCGCTACGTTGAAATTGGTAAAGCACAATCGGAATTGCGAGTGTACCAACTAACCCCAACCAGTCCCAAAGAGTTTTGGCTGATTGTTCGTGCTCAGTTGTCTCTGTAAGCTTGATAATTTTTCCATCTTTAGGATTTATAACTTCCTTTGTTGTCACTGATTTATTCGAGTCCGGTCCAAATCCAATCCAATTAACCCGATATAACTCAGGAAGAATTGCAATAGCTCCAGCAATAGCAAGTCCTATCAAAAGTTTTTGCTTCGTCAGCCAAATTGGCTTCTTCTGATTCTGCGTCTTGTCTGGGTTCATGAGAGATAATTTTAAAAGTATATGGTTATATCCATGATTAAAGTTCCCAATTTCTGACAGATAATATCAAATTTAGTTAATGAGTTATTTAAGCTCACGCAAAGGCGCACTTGTTGCGAAGATCTTCTTAGCATCTTTGCGTGACATAATTTTTATAGAGATTGAGAGCATCCTAATGTAGTGTCAAGAAAAGCTTGATGCAATCCAATAACACTTTGCGTCACTTCATCTGGTTTGTTGGGATGGGGTGCATTGTTAAAGACAGTTGCTAACTCTTCCACCGCACGGTGTGCTAGTGGTATCCATTTGTTCACCCATTGTTGAAGTAACTGTTGATTCTCAGAGCGGTGTTCAATAGCGTATTTCACGAGTGCTTGCGTCCAATCCCGACTTCGCTGACTGTCAAGAGCCAAATCGCCGTTTATATATGTCAGCAGGCGATCGCCATTCAGTTCAGCGAGTTTACCAAGTTCATTCAGCATCAACTCATCATACAAGGGCTTGGCTACCAAATTTAGTCCTGCAAAAGCTTCTCCCCAATCGTATGTGACTAATAATTTTTCTAAAAACTCGCGCATGGGTTGCCAAACAGAGTCTTCTTCCCAAATAAGACGCGTTTTTTCACTAGAAGCCAAATCTGGATTGTGAACTAGGGAAAGTGCTTTTGTGCGGTAAGCACTGCGTTGTATGCGCCTGCATTCATCTGCTCCTTGAAAATGAACCATATTGCTAATATAAGCTGAAGGTGCCATTTGCCCAATATATTGGGCGACCATTTGCAGGACATGAGTGGAAAAACGAGAGGGAATATAAAGCCTTTCTAGAATTTCTACCCAGTTCTTACTCAGATGCGTATCGCTATCTTTGCGCTCAAATTCATCAATTAAATTATCAATGTATGTTTCGCGCTCTTTTTGTTGTTGAATATAGCTGCGATATGTTAATTGAAAAGGATCGCGAAAGTTTTCCCAATCATCCACCTGAAATGGAGAGCCTTCACGGTACTTTAAGTACCAATTGTTAATAGGAACGTTTGGGTCTATTTCAAAAGGAGCTGGTTCGCGTCGAAAATGATAGTGTAGTTTATGAGTAACAATTTCATATTCACTGGGAATTCGTTGTAACTCACCAAACAAGCTCCAAGTACGACGTTTTCTTCTCTGTGACTTTCGTTGACTTGACATGATAATTCTCTAATTTTCTAAATACCAAACAATCTCTTCTTCTCCAGATTTAATGCGTCCTGCAAAAGTCGCTAAAGTATGCTCTAGTTGTGAAAGCGGACAGGAACGACCAAGAATTGCTTCTAAAGTTTTGCGAGTTACTCTGCAATATTTTTCAGTATGAATGCGGATGTAACCTCCACGGTCATCGACATATACAAAAGTATCTGGATTATCACGTTCAATAGCTGCAATCAAGGCTTCTGCTATCTCGCTGTGGCGGATAACAGGACCAACGAGTTTCGTTGACATCATAACATTCCTGAAAAATTAGACTTTAAAAAACGTTTTTTCAGTGTTTTCTCCTTGTGGTATACCAATATAAATTTCATTGCTTTCAACTTTGATTGCATAAGCAAGTAATTGACAATTTTCGGGATTTATACCTTTGCCTGAAGCAGCGTCAAATTTCCACAAATGTGCGCGACATTCGATCTCTTTGCCATCAAAATTCCCCTCACTGAGAGGAATTTTTTGATGGGGACACCTACTTTGATAAGCTTGAAGGTGACCTCCCAAGCAATGTACTAATAAAATATCTTGTCCATCAACTTCGACATCAAGCATTTCGCCTTCCCAAATGTCATCATAGCTAACAACTTTAACCCATTTCATGTTGGGGGTCTCACTCATCGTAAAAAACCTCTATATAATCTTGGGGTTGAATGTTAGCTTGTGCGACTGTTACATGAGATTCAAGCACGCGCTCGTTATGTTTAACTTTCATCGAAGCTTTTTTGGAAGGAAGCCTTTTGCCAATGACATGATGAGCTACTTTCTGAGCCACTACATCCATTGTGTCTGTATTTTCTACGAACGCAAGGATGAGTGCAAAGTCGCCCCGAAATCCTGCCATAAGTGGTATTGTTGCCATAATATTTTTCTTGCTTGACCTGTGATTGGATCTGGAATTCGTCATTCATAATGGCTTATCCAATGGCAAATTCCAAATTATGAACTATCCTTTTATGATGCCCATGTGTATTTATCTGCGTCATCTCCGCATGTTTCCGGCGTCAGACCCATGTAAGCTAACGCCCCTTCTAGCGTGGGAGGCTGTATGTGACCGGAAAGCAAGCGATCTACTATCGATAGATGTCCGGCGTATCGTTCTGGATTTTGTTCAAAAATCCACTGACAAGGTTCGCAGCAGAAATTGTAGACGCGTCCTTTGTAGTTTACTTTCTTTGGTTTCGGTGCTTCAGTTGCTGATGGTAGAATAACTATTGGCAATTGACAAAGGTTGCAGGTGACTGGGAAAGTTTCGGAATAAGTGCGATCGAGGCGATTGTTGCGAATATTTTCGGTAAGTGTATCCCAGTATGGACCAAACTGCTTTTCCCAATTAGGATATTTTGACTGGAGCCATTCACGCTCCGCTTGAGAAACGCCCGCATCTGGATTCCACCACAATGTTGAACGCCAAATCCAAACACCCAAGTGTAGGGCGTGGTGGTACCATTCTAATTCTTCCAGAAATGTCTCCCAGTACCAAGGAAGTTCAAGACCAAAATCGCGGAACTGAGCTACAAATTGCTGAATAATCCATTCTTCCATAAACTCCTTAAAAGACTTCTGGCGATGCTCCAAAGGGGTGTAGTAATCCATTGACAAACCAGTCAGCAGAGCAAAGATACGCCACGATCGCCAAAACATTGTATCAATTAACTTTTGTGGTAAGTCTTTGCCTTGTTTGAGGAGAATCTTTAAAGTAGGTTCACCTTGTTGGGCGTGACGGGATTCGTCTGTTTGAATGCTTGAGATCAGCGCTCCGAATTCAACATCACCTACATTCAGAGCATCTGCAGCCATACCTAAAAACTGCACGTTGGTAAAACCAGTCTCTAGAGTAAACGTTAACTGTATTGCTGTTGCGATCGGATCGGCTGCAGTAAACATATCATCGCACAAGTGACGGGCAGCAATAATTCCCCACTCATTCGTGTGGACTCCTTTATGAGCCCAGTCAAACTGGATGTCTTTATTTAACAGTCCGTGAGCAAACAAAAGCTGGATCTGGGTGTGACGCATTTCGTCAAGGGTTCCAAACAGCGCCATGTTCCGCCACGCCGCCGCCCTCCCAAAGCGGCTCATACGCGCTTCCCCTATGACTGAAAGAATTTCTGGAATCACCATAGCACCGTAATGAGCTTTGAGCGAAGAAACCCAACCAGGATCGAGCTGCTCAAACAATTTGGAGCGATCCAACGCTGTTTTGACCGAATATACGCCCATATCTTTTTCATATTGATTGTGAACGTACTCCCGGTAGGTAATTTTGTAAGACTCGTCCCATACATACCAATCCTTTTCTGGAACTTTATAGTCCCCAGCAATTTCTTCAGGAAACACGCGATCGTAAGTGACATACTTAAAGTTCCAATTCATATCACGAGCCAAATCATACCAATCAGAGCGATTGAGCTTAGGCATAGAAACTAGTTCCCCATTTGTTTAGATTTATGCGCTCAAACTTTTTTCATCAGAAAAATGGGTTTGAAATCTCTAAATTAGACGCTACACATCCTTGATTGCGGTGCTATAGCGCAACTACGAACTTTTTTAATCTACAGTCTAATTTAAGAGAAATGGTCTTATTCCCATATCACCGTAATTTAACCTAAAGTTCTAAAGGCGTACTAATAGCTTTATACTGCTTAATGATTGACAAATAGATGAGTATATGAATGCGTAAAAACTTGAGTCGTTTTCCTTCTATATCCATAAGTGCGAAAATTCAGTTATGCACTTTTTCAGCTAAAAGCTTGCTGAAGAACAACTAAAAACCGTTCCTGCTTGGATGGAACGGTTAAGAAGTTTATCCATTGACCGATCGCAAAATCTCAGCAAAATACATAGATTCTAGCGAACAGCTTAAAACCTGCCACGTGAGGTTTTTTCAATCGCCCGTCACTGCTTGGCGATCGCTTTCTCAGGCAAATTCCTGGGAGGAATTGAACGTCCTTGATAAAATCGCTGCTCCAATTTGCCCAAACTAAACCAAATAGCAGCACCGCCAATAACAGCCAAGGTTAGAGAGCTAATGGTGATGATATTTGCTTGAGGGTAAACAAACATTAGCAAAGGAAGCAGCGCCCAAACTAACCCTGTCACTGCAGCGACTCCCACCCGCAATCGTTGCAAGTTACTTAAAGCCTTGCTACAGCTGGTACATTTCTTTGTGTGAGAGTGGTATCTATCCAGTAAAATTTCCTTGGGCAATGCCGGTGGTAGAGTCGTTTGTGGAAAAGGATCGATACTATATTGATTCACCCAGGAACGCAGCTGGAATACAAACAAATCGGCTTTGGTTGGTAAATAAAATGCTTTGGTAAAGTTAGCACTCCCACCACGTTGTTCTAGATACCGTTCTTGGTGATGTAAGAAAATTTGGTCATCTTCCAACACGCTATTTTGCCCGATGTGAGAGTACCAGCGCGGAGTAAGTTTCAGAAACAGCCCTGGTAATTTTGAGGAAAACTTAAAGGGAAAACGCGCAAATAACCGACATTCTCCCTTCCGTATGGGAGTAGCGTAGACGACGGTCATCGTCCTACCAAATTGTTTGGAAGTGAGGTCATGCCACATCATAGCAGGAGCAATGAAGTTAGTATCCTGGCGACCTAAAGTCCCTTTGCGCGGACCTTCCGCCCAAATTCCTTTAAATCCCCATTTTCCCGATTCTACGATTTCCAACTCTACAGGAGAGACATTGGCTCTGTTACCAACTGTCCGGTGGTGGGTGTAAGGAATATGACTGGTATCGAGGACGTTTTCCATCAAGGTCAGGGCATCATAAGGTATGTCTCGAAAGGTATTGAGGCAAACCCAACCTTCGGGTTCTTCGTCCAAGACGTCAACCACCGGGACTTTGGTGTTAGACGCATTCTCTGGAGAACCGGGATAAACAAACAACAGTCCTTGACGAACTGTGGTAGGAAGTGAAGTGACGCACGCACGTTGAGAAACTTCTGCTTTGTTTCCCGGAGCCTGCTGCGGAATGCGATCGCACTTACCCGTTCCTGAAAATGCCCAGCCATGATAGGGACATTCGAGTAAACCGTCTTCGTTAATTCTCCCCTCGGAAAGTGGAGCTAAGCGATGGGGACATTGGTCTACAAATGCTCGCCACATCTGTTCGTTGTTATCCCACCAAATGACAATATCCCGCTCTAGTAAAGTGAAACGAGTTAGCTGGGATTTGTCTAAATCTTCAATGTAATGGACGGGATACCAAACCTCATGCCAATCAAACCGATCTGGGTCGAGCCCGCCACTGGGGAGTTCTTTTTTGTCTTGAGTTTGAGAAGTGACTGAAAGAGGTGATTCCTCTGACTGGAGAATGCTGCTCGACATGGTGCAATTAACAATATTTTTAATAATTTCTCTACTCAGAATGTAACAATTTTTTAACAAATTGGGTGAGGTAGATTTAAAAAATCAGTCTATGGTTTAAATTAGCATCGGTTAAAGCCAATACATTTCAACATATGGCAGTAGATACGGAAAAACGTGCAGTCGCTAAAATAGCTTTGCGTGAAGCACTCGCTGCTTGTGAATGAGTGGAAGGCTATTTTTGCTCGACAGAAACAGTCTGCAAAGAGAACTTGGAAAGAGAGTTTATTGTCCGGTTTCTGGAAGTTGATGTTTGGTATAGTTTCTTCAGGAGCTATGAATTCAAAAACTGGAGCCATTTCTTTTACGATGAAACGTTCGCCAAAAGGGCGTTTGGAAATTCTTTACCTGGATGAGGAAATGCGAATCACTCGTGGGGTGGAACGAGGAACAGTGTTGGTTTGCGAGCGTAATTAAACTAATTTACTTAATTGGACGCAAAGAGCCAACAACTTGAGCTTTTCCTAATTCTAGAACCAAACGTTGAGCTTGATGTTTGTAGAGTGGGAAAGGCAAGGTTCCTGGTAAATTTTTCATCAAGTTTCTAGCAACATTAAGACTGCATCCTGAAATTCGGGCAATAACATTGGCTCCTTCAAATTTTGCATCTTCTGTTAAAGCTCTGGCAATATGAACTTGCCAGTTTTTTAATGCCAGCCTAGTGTCTCCCTGCTCAACTCGCTGCAAACCATGGCTCGTTGCTAGTACAATCATGCGATCGCCCACTGCTAATCGAATATCTTCAGAAGGCATTAACTTTGGTGTTTCTGCTTCTTTTTGGTAAAGGATGGGAACAACTCCATAACCACAAGTTACGTCAGATAATAATAAACCATTCAGCGTATCATCAAGCTCAATTTGGTACTCTGTAACCAAAATAGTTGTGCGATCGACACGAAACAAATGAGTAATATTTTCTCCAAATGCTGCTCCAGCAAAAACTTCAGATGCTACAGCATTCACGCATAGAATTTGAGCCTTTGGCAAGAGTTCAGCCAAATTATTACTTAACCCTAGCCCTGTGGTACGAACAACCAAATTGCTTTCTGTATTGACATCATAGGTCATGAGACTGACTTCCAAATTCAGCATTTCATCATCAGTCACCACCACAACACTCTTTGCTGTCTTAAGATTTGCCCTAGCAAGAGACTCTGTTAGGGAACCGTTCAGGAGTGGCATTTTTGGCAAAAGAGACGCATCTAAATTTGTATTAAAGGTAATGCCAACAAGCGGCTGTTTAAACTCTTGTAAAATCTCTGCAATTCTTTGACCAATTCGCCCAAGCCCTACCACAACTACGTGATTTTTTTGGGGAACAGGTGGACGCCGCTTAATTAACTGAAACCTAGCGGCTAATAGTCTTTCTGTCAAAAAGCTGTAGAATATTCCTATCAGAACTGTACCACTAATTGTCATCCCCAAGCTAATCAGGCGCAACCAAAGAGGAACTGGTTGTGTAAAATCGAATCCTCCAAACAGATCGTTAAATCCTCCTAAGAGCAGCATAACTGAAGTCAAAAAAGCATTTATCAAGCTGATTTTGGGATAGGTTAACCGATAGAGAATAGTACCCAAAAGTAATAAAAAGACTACAATTACTCCACAAATTATACCAACCTGCTTGAGTCTATTTTTATCAGAATTTTGCCAAAATTCAGTTATGCTTTGCTTAAAAATGACCCAACTAAGCTGTTTAATTTTTGTTAAAATATGCTGGGGACTATACCAATTTTTTCTTATTGGTTGCTCCAAATAAGTGAGATTTAGATTTGTTGCTTCAATATAAACAATCGTGTCTCCGGGTATAATGCGTGCATCTAATTCCCATTCATCAAATACTTTCGTTGTAGCAGCATCAGATTGATAATGGAGGAGCCGACGGTTGTGAGTGTTCAGATCGTATAACAAACGGTTGTTGCACCAAGTGTCTGTTGACGAGATAACGCGTTTTACCACCCGCAACCACTGTCCTTCTAAATTAAATAATCCTAATGTCTCTGTACCAAGAGCAGCAAGGGCAAAGGCTGGAGCAGGTAACTGCGTAGGCTCAAAAGCAGTAAAGTTTTTTAAATGTTCGCTCAGTAACTCATTGAGATTTCTTTTTGAAGAACGGACAACTATACGAGTTTTGGGATTTAGCTTTCGTACTGCTAAAGCTGTCTCTGCATTCACTAGCTCGCTATTAGTGACTATAAGAGCTGCTCTGCACTGTAGAATTTGGGCTTGCTCCAAAACACTTGAGTGACGGCAATCACCTACGATCAAATTATCCAACAAATCTGGAAGTTGAGAAATTTCCCACTCTTGAGGCAGCTGTTTGTCTATAGCAATTACGCTCACTTCAAACAACTTCAGGGCAACAACACAATGTTGTCCCAAACTACCCAACCCACAAACCAAAAACCGATCTAACAGCACTTCGGTCTTTGCCACTCAGTGAAAAAATATTATATCACTGTCTTAAAAATAGGGAGTAGGGAGTAGGGCTATATTTCGCGTGACAACACCCTAGGTGGAGCTGTCTAAAAAGGTATTCCCAGGCGAGCCTGGTAACGAGGTGGGGGCGTCTGACCTTACCTTCTTGGTAACTCGATCGCAGGAATCGATGTGACAGGAGATTTTTCTGCGCTTCGCGATCGCGTGACGGAAGCCTTAAAGAATTTCCAAAGTAAAGGTATGGTTGTGTCTGATGATGGATATTGGAAAAAGAGCGATCGATATGCTTCTAAATTTTGACTCTCTCCGACGTAAACGTGCGGAGATTCCTTAGGAAGTTCTGCCGTATTTCCTAAGTATCCGGCTGTCAGCCTTTGTATACTCACCTAAATAACTTTATCAACCATTTCGGTTGTAGTTGGAGAAAAAGTACGTAAAAAAGATTTAAGTTGTGACCACCATAACTCGGCGGGGATTAAAATCAGGAGAGTATGGAGATAAACACAGGACTTTCGCACCTACAGATTCAATCATTGGTTCGATTGATGCTAGTTTATGTGCCGATAAATTATCCATAACTACTACTGCTCCCGGATAGGGGATTAATTTCTCTAATAAATATCATATAATCTCGTGCTTAAGTTCATTTGTCCGAATATATCTTACTATATATTTGTGTAATTAATTCTGTCCAACTACTTATGCAACCACAGTTGCTAGCCTGGGAGATTGCCGTTTTCCGTTCAACAGGAGATAAATAACTCATCAACTTGATACCAATCGTGTTGACTATGCATAAACAGCGTCAGACTTGTTGGCTAAACGACCATCTTCCATGTAAACAATGCGATCGGCAATATCTAAAATTCGGTAAATTGTTAGATTAGAGCGTCATCAGTCACTCGTCACTTGTCATTAGTGCATTGCAATTTACCAACGATCGATGACTATCTCATCCTAAAATTATTGACACCTATCCTACTTAAAAAATGTCTGCAGGATCGGCAGACTGTAATTTCCGCATCGCAACTGCACCGGATGCAATACACATTACCAGCGTCATAGCGAATACAAGCACGGCGCGATTCATTGACATCTGAACGGGAAGTAACGTGGCTTGAGCGATTAACCCATACAACCCAAATGAAATTGTATAACCTGGAACAAAGCCCAAAATTGCCAGAATTAATGCTTCTTGAAGTAGGACGCCGATCAGATAGCGATCGCTATATCCCATCGCTTTAAGCGTGGCGTATTCCGGTAAGTGATCGGACACATCTGAGTAAAGAATTTGATAGACGATAACGGTTCCTACCAGAAAACCGACGATCGTGCCAAAGCCAAAAATCACACCGATCGGGCTAACCTGACTCCAGTAATTTCGTTCTCGCTGAATATATTCCTCCTTCGTGAGAACCAGCACATCAGCAGGTAGTTTTGCTCTCAAAGTGGCTTGCACCCGTGCAATATTGACACCGGGTTTCAGGGAAATGGCACCAATATCAATTTCATCCGGTTGGCGTTCCGGAAATAGCCGCAGAAATGTAGAATCACTCACAATCAAATTGCCATCGGCTGAAAAGGATGCTCCCATCGCGAACACACCGACCACTTGAATATTAAAGTTGTTGAGTTGAACGGTTAGCGAGGGTGATTGTTGCAGCACCCTTGCAATATTGCCTAAATCGGGTCGAGCCGCTCGATCGAACAGGGCATAATTCAACATCTTGAGGAGATCGAATTTAACTTTCGCATCAGGTACTTCCATTGCAGGATTACTAGGGTTGAAACCATACACCTGCACCTGCCAAAAGGTTCGATTGTCGGGATTGCGCCATTGTCCAATCCCGGTGTATAGAGCATTCACCGAAGCAACGCCATCAGTGGCAAGAGATTGAAACAGTCGGGCGCGAGGAAAGGGTCTAATTGTGTTGATATTATCTGAGATGGCATTGGTTAAAAACAAATCACCACGCAATCGATAATGCATTCCTGTAGCAGAAACATAAGCAGATTCCATCAGTCCTAATTGGAAAAAGATAAGAATATCGGCAAAGGCAATACCTGAAATTGCTACCAGCAGACGAGTTGGTTCTCGTCTAACTTGCAACCATGCCAGGGGTATTTTACGAAGGAATTTACGCAGCATCGTGAATTAGGGTTGAATACGAACCTGTACTTGTAAATTGGTTAAACTAGCCACTCGTTTGCTAGAGTTTTTATCCAGACGGATTCTCACATCTACTACCCGCCCATCGAGATTTTCTCCTGGTTGGTTACTAAAAACTTCTTGCCGATCCACTTGCAGCCCAATCAGTTGGACTGTTCCTCGCAATTCTCCAGGAAAGGCTTCACTGGTAATAGTTGCTAATTGACCTGTGCGAACTCGATCGATATCAGTCTGGTAAATTTCTGCCACCACTTCCATTTGCTCGGTAAAACCTACATCCACAA
It encodes the following:
- a CDS encoding transposase, yielding MPYPGAVVVMDNLSAHKLASIEPMIESVGAKVLCLSPYSPDFNPRRVMVVTT
- a CDS encoding YHS domain-containing protein, with the protein product MPKLNRSDWYDLARDMNWNFKYVTYDRVFPEEIAGDYKVPEKDWYVWDESYKITYREYVHNQYEKDMGVYSVKTALDRSKLFEQLDPGWVSSLKAHYGAMVIPEILSVIGEARMSRFGRAAAWRNMALFGTLDEMRHTQIQLLFAHGLLNKDIQFDWAHKGVHTNEWGIIAARHLCDDMFTAADPIATAIQLTFTLETGFTNVQFLGMAADALNVGDVEFGALISSIQTDESRHAQQGEPTLKILLKQGKDLPQKLIDTMFWRSWRIFALLTGLSMDYYTPLEHRQKSFKEFMEEWIIQQFVAQFRDFGLELPWYWETFLEELEWYHHALHLGVWIWRSTLWWNPDAGVSQAEREWLQSKYPNWEKQFGPYWDTLTENIRNNRLDRTYSETFPVTCNLCQLPIVILPSATEAPKPKKVNYKGRVYNFCCEPCQWIFEQNPERYAGHLSIVDRLLSGHIQPPTLEGALAYMGLTPETCGDDADKYTWAS
- a CDS encoding PAP/fibrillin family protein, which encodes MNEWKAIFARQKQSAKRTWKESLLSGFWKLMFGIVSSGAMNSKTGAISFTMKRSPKGRLEILYLDEEMRITRGVERGTVLVCERN
- a CDS encoding NAD-binding protein, whose amino-acid sequence is MAKTEVLLDRFLVCGLGSLGQHCVVALKLFEVSVIAIDKQLPQEWEISQLPDLLDNLIVGDCRHSSVLEQAQILQCRAALIVTNSELVNAETALAVRKLNPKTRIVVRSSKRNLNELLSEHLKNFTAFEPTQLPAPAFALAALGTETLGLFNLEGQWLRVVKRVISSTDTWCNNRLLYDLNTHNRRLLHYQSDAATTKVFDEWELDARIIPGDTIVYIEATNLNLTYLEQPIRKNWYSPQHILTKIKQLSWVIFKQSITEFWQNSDKNRLKQVGIICGVIVVFLLLLGTILYRLTYPKISLINAFLTSVMLLLGGFNDLFGGFDFTQPVPLWLRLISLGMTISGTVLIGIFYSFLTERLLAARFQLIKRRPPVPQKNHVVVVGLGRIGQRIAEILQEFKQPLVGITFNTNLDASLLPKMPLLNGSLTESLARANLKTAKSVVVVTDDEMLNLEVSLMTYDVNTESNLVVRTTGLGLSNNLAELLPKAQILCVNAVASEVFAGAAFGENITHLFRVDRTTILVTEYQIELDDTLNGLLLSDVTCGYGVVPILYQKEAETPKLMPSEDIRLAVGDRMIVLATSHGLQRVEQGDTRLALKNWQVHIARALTEDAKFEGANVIARISGCSLNVARNLMKNLPGTLPFPLYKHQAQRLVLELGKAQVVGSLRPIK
- a CDS encoding Rieske 2Fe-2S domain-containing protein; translated protein: MSSSILQSEESPLSVTSQTQDKKELPSGGLDPDRFDWHEVWYPVHYIEDLDKSQLTRFTLLERDIVIWWDNNEQMWRAFVDQCPHRLAPLSEGRINEDGLLECPYHGWAFSGTGKCDRIPQQAPGNKAEVSQRACVTSLPTTVRQGLLFVYPGSPENASNTKVPVVDVLDEEPEGWVCLNTFRDIPYDALTLMENVLDTSHIPYTHHRTVGNRANVSPVELEIVESGKWGFKGIWAEGPRKGTLGRQDTNFIAPAMMWHDLTSKQFGRTMTVVYATPIRKGECRLFARFPFKFSSKLPGLFLKLTPRWYSHIGQNSVLEDDQIFLHHQERYLEQRGGSANFTKAFYLPTKADLFVFQLRSWVNQYSIDPFPQTTLPPALPKEILLDRYHSHTKKCTSCSKALSNLQRLRVGVAAVTGLVWALLPLLMFVYPQANIITISSLTLAVIGGAAIWFSLGKLEQRFYQGRSIPPRNLPEKAIAKQ